A genomic region of Nymphaea colorata isolate Beijing-Zhang1983 chromosome 2, ASM883128v2, whole genome shotgun sequence contains the following coding sequences:
- the LOC116248405 gene encoding transcription factor bHLH148-like → MDVNRRAMSARNTVSYLQWLLPAIGEATQQQVGIQGSVVQRGKMIKTAADMGLAQSSNGRQYHWCRALRLRLRSCRQKKALQTRRLSRMLVRKRKPMASLRRRRERSLLSLKGRESEKEGMERRVRALKRLVPGGEGMALERLFEEAADYIMALQGQVTAMKALASFFDSVGDEKTMMNREPC, encoded by the coding sequence ATGGATGTAAACAGAAGAGCCATGTCGGCGAGGAACACAGTCTCCTATCTCCAATGGCTGCTGCCTGCCATTGGAGAAGCCACACAGCAGCAGGTGGGAATACAAGGCAGCGTGGTGCAGAGGGGGAAGATGATCAAGACGGCTGCTGATATGGGGCTCGCCCAATCCTCAAACGGGCGGCAATACCACTGGTGCAGGGCCCTCAGGCTGAGGCTCCGGAGTTGCAGGCAGAAGAAGGCGCTGCAAACGAGGAGGCTCAGCAGAATGCTGGTGAGGAAGAGGAAGCCCATGGCGTCCCTGAGGAGGAGAAGGGAGAGGTCCCTGCTGTCGTTGAAGGGGAGGGAGAGCGAGAAGGAGGGCATGGAGAGGAGGGTCAGGGCTCTGAAGAGGCTGGTCCCCGGAGGCGAGGGCATGGCCTTGGAGAGGCTCTTCGAGGAGGCTGCCGACTACATAATGGCTCTCCAGGGACAGGTGACCGCCATGAAGGCCCTGGCCAGCTTCTTCGACTCTGTAGGCGATGAGAAGACGATGATGAACAGAGAGCCCTGTTAG
- the LOC116249055 gene encoding solanesyl-diphosphate synthase 2, chloroplastic-like: MSLTYPSVDFSWSGLDFASCGCSSKCCISSIGFPYRKLSQQGDRLFRQKKSFHCGVSSVQRPDVMLNVKEEDVALSFNRDVKFDNRVSMSSLLAAVADDLRMLNENLQSIVGAENPMLMSAAEQIFGAGGKRMRPALVFLVSRATSQMTGLKDVRPQHRRLAEIIEMIHTASLIHDDVLDESSLRRGKETIHQLYGTRVAVLAGDFMFAQSSWYLANLENIEVIKLISQVIKDFASGEIKQASSLFDCDLALEDYLLKSYYKTASLIAASTKSAAIFSGVGERVCDEMYNYGKNLGLSFQIVDDILDFTQSSEKLGKPAASDLAKGNLTAPVLFALKKEPKLREIIESEFTEMGSLELAIELVYKGGGIERARDLAKQKADLAIQSLNCLPQNELRSSLAGMVKYALERLD, encoded by the exons atgtcCTTGACATACCCATCTGTTGATTTTAGCTGGAGTGGGTTGGATTTTGCCTCCTGCGGGTGTTCGAGCAAATGCTGTATTTCGAGCATCGGCTTCCCTTATCGGAAGCTTTCTCAGCAAGGTGACCGATTGTTCCGCCAGAAGAAGAGCTTCCACTGTGGAGTGTCTTCAGTTCAGAGGCCGGATGTTATGCTAAACG TTAAGGAAGAAGATGTAGCATTGTCATTCAACCGTGATGTTAAATTTGACAATAGGGTTTCGATGTCTTCTTTGCTAGCTGCTGTTGCTGATGACCTGCGCATGTTAAACGAAAATCTCCAATCA ATAGTTGGTGCGGAAAATCCCATGTTGATGTCAGCAGCAGAACAGATTTTTGGTGCTGGTGGAAAGAGAATGAGACCTGCATTAGTGTTTCTTGTTTCACGAGCCACATCTCAGATGACAGGATTGAA GGATGTTAGACCACAACATCGGCGATTAGCAGAAATTATTGAGATGATTCACACAGCAAGCTTAATACATGATGATGTATTGGATGAAAGTAGCTTGAGAAGAG GAAAGGAGACAATTCATCAACTTTATGGTACTAGGGTTGCAGTGCTAGCTGGCGATTTCATGTTTGCTCAGTCATCATGGTACCTTGCAAATCTAGAAAACATTGAAGTTATAAAGCTCATTAGTCAA GTCATCAAAGATTTTGCAAGTGGTGAGATAAAGCAAGCCTCGAGCCTTTTTGACTGTGACCTTGCTTTGGAAGACTACTTGCTGAAGAGCTACTATAAGACAGCTTCCCTAATTGCAGCAAGCACAAAATCTGCAGCTATATTCAGTGGTGTCGGTGAAAGAGTATGTGATGAGATGTACAACTATGGGAAAAATTTAGGTCTATCATTCCAAATTGTGGATGATATACTTGACTTCACACAGTCATCAGAGAAACTTGGCAAGCCAGCAGCAAGTGACCTGGCTAAAGGAAATCTCACTGCCCCAGTCCTGTTTGCATTAAAGAAGGAACCAAAACTTAGAGAAATTATTGAATCTGAGTTTACTGAAATGGGATCTCTGGAATTGGCTATTGAATTGGTTTATAAAGGTGGGGGGATTGAAAGAGCACGAGATTTAGCAAAACAGAAAGCTGACCTTGCTATTCAAAGCCTAAATTGCCTGCCTCAGAATGAGCTGAGGTCATCGCTTGCAGGAATGGTTAAATATGCTCTTGAACGATTGGACTAG
- the LOC116248469 gene encoding high mobility group B protein 14 — MPATRKKNDKPKSPINKKTKTVKKKKHQKVDSRKPKKPPTAFFYFLEDFRKGYQEQNPEIKSMRDIGKAAGEKWKTMTYDEKVEYYDIATEKRAEFDKAMSDYLDRKENGEDAVSGGESC; from the exons ATGCCCGCAACGAGGAA GAAAAATGACAAACCGAAGTCGCCCATCAACAAGAAGACCAAGacggtgaagaagaagaagcaccaGAAGGTGGACTCGCGGAAGCCCAAGAAGCCGCCAACTGCTTTTTTCTACTTCCT GGAAGACTTCCGGAAAGGATATCAAGAACAGAATCCAGAGATCAAATCAATGCGTGAT ATTGGAAAGGCAGCAGGGGAGAAATGGAAGACAATGACATATGAT GAAAAGGTTGAATATTATGATATTGCCACTGAAAAGCGGGCTGAATTTGATAAGGCCATGTCGGATTATTTGGACAGAAAG GAAAATGGTGAGGATGCTGTAAGTGGTGGTGAATCATGCTAG
- the LOC116247093 gene encoding uncharacterized protein LOC116247093: MEQRESSESMAVDAGVANRGKETALFSIKPKFEPLKAQEMSGGQVQFRKVSVPPHRYTPLKKAWMDIYTPIYEQMKIDIRMNLKTRKVELKTRADTPDISNLQKCADFVHAFMLGFDIPDAIALLRLDDLYVDSFEIKDVKTLRGEHLSRAIGRLAGKGGKTKFAIENSTRTRIVIADTKIHILGSFLNIKVARDSLCSLILGSPAGKVYSKLRAVSARMAEKF, translated from the exons ATGGAGCAGAGGGAATCGTCGGAGTCGATGGCAGTCGACGCCGGAGTCGCCAATCGGGGAAAGGAGACGGCCCTCTTCTCCATCAAACCGAAGTTCGAGCCCCTCAAAGCGCAAGAGATGTCCGGTGGGCAGGTCCAGTTCCGGAAGGTGTCTGTTCCCCCGCACCGCTACACCCCTCTGAAGAAGGCGTGGATGGACATATATACGCCCATATATGAGCAGATGAAGATCGACATCCGCATGAACCTCAAG ACAAGGAAAGTGGAACTGAAGACACGGGCAGACACACCGGACATCAGTAACCTGCAAAAATGTGCTGATTTCGTGCACGCTTTCATGCTAGGTTTTGACATTCCAGATGCCATTGCCCTCCTTCGGCTCGATGATCTGTATGTAGATTCCTTTGAGATAAAGGATGTTAAGACTCTGAGAGGAGAGCACCTTTCTCGGGCAATTGGTCGTTTAGCTGGCAAAGGTGGCAAGACGAAGTTTGCTATTGAGAATTCGACGAGAACTCGAATAGTGATAGCAGACACGAAGATACACATTCTTGGGTCCTTCTTAAACATTAAAGTCGCCAGAGATTCTTTGTGTAGTCTCATTTTAGGATCCCCAGCAGGTAAGGTCTATTCCAAGTTGAGAGCAGTCTCTGCTAGAATGGCTGAGAAATTTTGA
- the LOC116248906 gene encoding tobamovirus multiplication protein 1, giving the protein MLHGVGKLDRCLPPVPAITSLSLACVDGVVAAIAFSQLLRIHLQNRQVGWTRQKVFHLLIGSSNVGYMIYFLLTLLANSKGWSCWSHACGFIFMAFPQILFIATFLLLLSFWVDLCHQANDVEEDEDDSIYQLLMEKSKTRAGVQHVESRRKCCPVLAMHIGSRQKIVILVTLFLFCLAIATAVLVWVGMGKNPIDSSLVARVYLDLFAAVMLVLAAGLACYGSLLFSKMSKVRSERASSEIRKVAGLAAVSVVCFTICALIALVTDIPVLNNWHSKDTDAVYSSLLIILYYFIGSSVPSSTVLWVMRDTPPRPTVNVSPSSPATIITDRRMPSPAPQRWITSTGAQNQVLRASPI; this is encoded by the exons ATGCTGCACGGAGTGGGGAAGCTGGACCGATGCCTCCCTCCCGTCCCTGCCatcacctctctctccctcgcatGCGTCGACGGCGTTGTTGCCGCCATCGCTTTCTCCCAg CTGTTGAGGATACATTTGCAGAATAGGCAGGTCGGATGGACGCGCCAGAAG GTTTTCCATCTACTGATCGGCTCTTCCAATGTTG GTTACATGATCTATTTTCTCCTAACTCTTCTTGCCAACAGTAAAGGATGGTCATGTTGGTCACATGCTTGTGGATTCATCTTCATGG CCTTTCCACAAATTCTCTTCATTGCAACGTTTCTTCTGCTTTTGTCATTCTG GGTCGACCTTTGCCATCAGGCGAATGATgtggaggaagatgaagatgattctATTTACCAGTTGTTAATGGAAAAGTCAAAAACCAGAGCAGGTGTTCAGCATGTAGAAAGTCGTAGAAAGTGTTGCCCTGTGCTCGCCATGCATATCGGAAGCCGACAGAAAATTGTAATACTG GTAACTTTATTTCTGTTCTGTTTAGCAATAGCAACAGCAGTGCTCGTGTGGGTTGGCATGGGGAAGAATCCTATTGATTCATCATTGGTAGCACGG GTTTACTTGGATCTTTTTGCTGCAGTGATGCTTGTCCTTGCAGCGGGTTTAGCATGCTATG GTTCCTTATTGTTCTCAAAAATGAGCAAAGTGAGGTCTGAAAGGGCTTCATCAGAGATCCGGAAG GTTGCAGGACTGGCAGCAGTCTCTGTTGTATGTTTTACAATATGCGCTCTGATAGCTCTTGTTACAGATATTCCT GTTTTGAATAATTGGCATTCTAAAGACACAGATGCTGTATACTCATCCCTCCTAATAATTCTATATTATTTTATAG GTTCATCTGTGCCATCAAGTACAGTGTTGTGGGTCATGAGAGACACGCCACCTCGGCCAACAGTTAACGTCTCACCATCTAGTCCTGCGACCATTATCACCGACAGAAGGATGCCATCTCCGGCTCCTCAGCGCTGGATTACCTCAACTGGTGCGCAGAACCAG GTACTAAGAGCAAGtccaatatga
- the LOC116248687 gene encoding uncharacterized protein LOC116248687, which produces MEKGEFMAKSGREGSGEAKEARTGFLRRTSWRWASRLSLPRGWKRPYIRLSLLRSSIVDGLLFKIASAFELLALLAMLGFYFLCCGCSF; this is translated from the coding sequence ATGGAGAAAGGAGAATTCATGGCGAAATCCGGAAGAGAAGGATCAGGGGAGGCAAAGGAAGCACGGACGGGCTTCTTGAGGAGGACAAGCTGGAGGTGGGCGTCGAGGCTTAGCCTTCCCCGCGGGTGGAAGCGTCCCTACATCCGCCTGTCCCTCCTCCGCTCCTCCATCGTCGACGGTCTCCTCTTCAAGATCGCCTCCGCCTTCGAGCTCCTCGCCCTCCTCGCCATGCTCGGCTTCTACTTCCTCTGCTGCGGCTGCAGCTTCTGA